The following nucleotide sequence is from uncultured Draconibacterium sp..
CTTGGGCGGGGTATCGTGTCTCCACTGAGCAACTCGGCACGTTTGCATTACGATCTTTATTTAAACGACAGTACACTTGTTGATAGCGTTTGGCATTATAATTTTTCGTTTACTCCGAAGAATAAGTACAATCCGTTATTTACAGGGCGATTTACAGTTGAGGGCAAAGATTTTGCGCTTACCAGCATTTACGCTTATGTGCAGGAAGAAGCCAATATTAATTTTGTAAACGGATACCGTTCTAATGTCCAATACAAGAAAGACGAAAATGGAACGTGGTTTTACGATAACCAGCAGATTAGTTTGAATTTGTCGTTGACGCTGAATAAAGACACGGTGTCAAGATACGGATCACAACGAATTGATCAGATTTCGAATGGAAACTGGATGGTTAATAAAATTACGCAGTATTCTACTTCGGAGCATTTAAACGAAATACGCGGTTATAACTGGCGATCGCAGCCTGAATTTGCAACAAGTTTGATGTCGGACGGGACATACGAACGTGTAGATAAACTGAAAGAGAATCAGGTTGTAAAGGGTATTGACGCCATTGGCGGAATGGTGCTTACCAGTTATATTGATTTGGGAAAAATTGAGCTGGGACCGGTATTCGATATCTACAGTACGAATGCCATAGAGGGGCAACGTTTTTCTTTGCCATTCCGAACCGGACAAAAAATGTGGGAGCGTTTTACAATTGGCGGATTTCTTGGCTATGGTACACGAAACAAAGAATTGAAGTATGGGCTTAATTTTGGCTGGCAGTTAACACCCGATGACAAGTTTATTCTCCGTGGAAATTATTCCGACGACTATAACCTGGTGTCGCAGGATAAATATTTACGCTTTATAAAGAAAAACCCGAATACCAGGGGTAACGGAAACTTTATTGCCGCAATTACCTCACGCGAGGAGAATCCATACCTTCAACAAGAGAAAAAGGCACATGTAAACCTGGAATATAATACTGATAATGTTATTCTTGAGGGAGGAGCATATTTCTCTTCCAATCACGGTACGCCTGCCATTCATTATGTGAATAATGGGATCGATTACCCACATTATTCGGCATATGGAGCACTGTTTAACGCACGGCTGGCTTTTGGCCAGTACTACGATCAGTATTATTTTATGCGTGTTTATTATATCGACCAAACCCCGGTTATTAACCTAAGTTGGGATATTGGCCAGGCTTATGTGCCGGGCGATAATACACCTGATTTTGGAATGTATTCGCATTTTCACGGCTCGGTGGTTGGTAAGTTAAACTGGGGGCCTACCTTCATGCGTTATATGGTAAATGGAGGTTATTTATTTGGCGACGCTCCGTACGACCTGCTTGATATGCCTGTTGGTTCGCAATCGCTAGGATTTGCCAAATACAGGTTTAACCTTTTACATCAGGCTTCGTTTGCTCATAACGTATACACCAATATTCACCTCGACTGGGTTGGTGGTGGAATTATTTTTAACAAAATCCCATTATTCAACCGTTTGAAATTACGCGAAATGGTTTCGTTAAAGGCACACTACGGAGACAGAACCGATGCTTATAAACCGATCTTTGATCTTCCATCAGCGTTTTCGCAGGATTTAACGACGCCGTATGCTGAGCTTGGTCTGGGTATTACAAACATCTTTAAAGTATTACGTATCGAGTACATCCATCAGTTGGGAAGTACATACACCGACCGGAGTTTTACCGATAACAGCGGAATACGTTTCAGAGCAGAGATGAGTTTTTAAGCGGAAGAAATTTTATTTCGGACCTTTTGCTTTTCGCCAGCGTTCGCGCGCCAGTTTTTGCAGGTCGGCAACTTTATCCGATTCATCAACAATTTCAAGTCCGAACAGCGTTTCAATCACATCTTCCATTGTAACAAGGCCCACAATGGTTCCAAATTTATCAGCAACCATTGTCATGTGTTGTTTTTCCAGAATCAGTTTGTCCAGTAATCCTGCAACTGACAGGTTATCTTCCACAAAGAATATTTTTCTGCGAATTTCAACCGCCTGCCGGCCATGTCTGTCGGCAGCAATATTTTCCAAAATGGCGTCTTTTAGAATGAAACCGGTAATATTATCAGTATTTTCGCTGAAAACGGGAATACGCGAAAACTGGAATGGGTTGTAAGAATTAAAGATTTCACCCAACGTTTGATTTTCATCCAAGGTAAAAACTACGCTTCGAGGGGTCATTATATCTTTCACCTGCATGTTTTCAAGCCGTAACAGGTTTACTATAATCGACTTTTCTTCTTTGTCAATAGCGCCACTTCTTAAACCTGCATCGGCCATAGCAGCAACATCAGCACGGTTTAATACACTTTTTTCACCATCTTTTTTAATTAGGTGCGTTACCCATTTACTCAGCCAAACAAAAGGTGCAAGAACGATCATTAGTCCTTTTAACGAACGGATTGTAAATGGGGTAAGCTTTTTCCAGTAGGTTGCGCCAATGGTTTTAGGAATTATTTCGGATAGAATAAGAATGGCCAATGTCATTAAACCGGCAATCAGCGATTCGTAGGTAATTTCAAAAAGAAAAAGATTGATGTTTGCAGTTCCGAACAATTTACCAGCTTGTACACCTACACCAATGGCTCCAACAGTGTGAGCAATGGTGTTCAGTGTTAAAATGGCTGATAACGGACGGTCGATGTCGTCTTTTAAATAACTTAAGCGTTTACCCAAGCGCGGTTTTTCCATTTGCATGCGGCTAACATATGAAGGTGTTATGCTTAGCAAAACGGCTTCCCATACTGAACATAGAAATGAGAAAAGTATTGAAACGAGAAAGAAAAAGATTAGTATCGCCATAAAATGTGTAACAATGTTTTATACGAAAATAGGAAAATAATCGTGAATTAAAGGGCCCCTAGTTTTGGACTTTATTCATTTCGTTGAATTCGGGTATGCGCATGCCCCGAAGGTTTTTTCTGAGAAAGCGAACAAGAGAATAAAAAAATCATTGACGGTATCACTTGCTTGATTTTAGACAGGGTTTCCTTGTCAGCTAAGCAGCATGGAGTTTCAATAATATGAGTTTTGACACATGGGGAATCTGCTTATTTTATTATTCTTGCAAAACAACTAAATCAAATATGATGAATCAACGAATCCTGTCTATTGATATAATGCGTGGTTTAACCCTTTTTCTCATGCTTTTTGTTAACGATTTGTATATGCCCGGGGTTCCGGCATGGCTGGGGCATACATCAGCCGATTTCGACGGAATGGGACTTGCCGACTGGGTTTTTCCCGGTTTTCTATTTATGGTGGGTATGGCGGTGCCGTTTGCTGCACAGAGCCGAATAAAAAGGGGGCAATCAAGCCTTACCATATTTTATCATATTTTGGTTCGATCGCTCAGCCTAATAATTATTGGTGTGTTTATGGTTAACGTCTCCCGCTTAAATCCGCAATTAACCGGCTTGTCTAAAAATCTTTGGGCAATCCTGGTATACATCTCCATTTTTCTAATATGGAACAATTATAGAAATTTGAGGCTTTGGTTGATTTATTTGTTAAAAGGTGCCGGAATTGCAGGTTTGATTATTCTTGCAGCTATTTTCAAGTCGGGTACAGCTGAATCCGTTAGTTGGTTGCATACCAGTTGGTGGGGGATACTCGGATTAATTGGCTGGGGGTATTTAGCAGCATCGTTGATTTATCTGTTTGTAAAAGATAAGTTATTACAAATTACCGGTTTTTGGGCTTTGTTTTTTATGTTGAATATTTTATCGCAATTGAACCTGTTGGAATTCTTAAACCCCGTAAAACCTGTTTTGGGAGTACTGCTTAACGGAAACACTCCATCCATTGTTCTGGCCGGATTGTTCTTTAGTGTTTTAATCCGTCAGATTGGTTTTGCCGATTCTCAAAAGCTAATCAAAACAAGTTTATTAATTGGTGTTATTTTACTTGTTATTGGTTTTGTTTTGCGGCAGTGGTTTATTATCTCAAAAATTCAGGGAACACCAAGTTGGGCAATGATCTGTAATGGAATTAGTGTGCTGGTATTTGTAGTACTTTATATTGTTATCGATTTATTCAAGCTCACAAAATGGACAGTTATATTTAAGCCTGCAGGGCAAAACTCATTAACAACATATCTCGCCCCCGATATTTTCTACTACTCGATGTGGCTAAGCGGAATACCAATACTTATTTACAAACAGTCAGAACTGGCAGGAGTTGTTATTCTTGGATCGGTATTGTGGGCATTGGCAATGATTGGGTTTGCTGCGCTTCTTGCAAGAATTGGAATTCGGTTGCGTTTATAAGATTATTTTAATTTTCAATAGCTCAAAAATAAAAAATCCGTTTTCTTTTTGATCAGAAAACGGATTTCGAGGGAAACTTTTTAGGAAGGAGCATACACCGTTTGAACAGAGTATTTTCGCTTTCATGATTTAAAAGTAGGGACAATGATTGACTTAGTCGTTCGGGATTATAAAACAGGACATGAATTTGTGATTTTACAGTTCGGACTTATAAAGACGAAATGTTAACTATTTGATATATTGCTTTTTGACTTGTATTGGGCAGGAGTGGTTCCCGTTGTCTTTTTGAAGGCTTCGTAAAAGGTTGTTTTCGAATTAAATCCTGCTTCGAAACCAATTGCCGAAAAAGTAAGCGACGAATTTTTGGGATCCTGAATAAGCTCAATTGCTTTTTTTACCCGATAAGTATTTATGAATTCGTAGAAATTCTGGTTGAAAGATTCATTGATAACCTGCGAAATCTGGTGGCTGCTAATTCCGGTTAAATCCGCCAGATCTTTAATCCGAATTTGCGATTGCAGATAAGGTTCATGTTCATCCATATATTCCTCGATCTTCTCTTTTAGTTTTGCCGACTGTTTTCTTGTTAGCGTCGAGGTGGCATATTTTAATGGCTCGGTAATATTTTGTCCGTCTTCCAAATGAATCTTCTGCCACTCTTGTTTTATGGTTGCCGAATGTTTGTAGGTAGTTAATGCATCGTAACCAATAAGTACTAGCACAATTAATTGAAAAATATCGTAAATATTATAAAGTTCGGTATTAAATGGTAACTCGTAATAGGTGAGGAAAACTGAAAAAAGTTCCAGGCTATAAATGGCAATGCAGAGCCTGATAAGAATTTGCGTTAAATGAAGATCTCTTTTGTTGATGTTGGAGTATAAAGCCTTAATCTTTTCGTTGTAGTTTTTAAAACGTTGCAGCGCGGCAGAAAAGAAAGTGATGTTAATACTTACCAGGAATATCCATTCCCAAACAAAATTCTCAACATCCGATTCCAGTTCTCCAAATTCCTGAAATTCGATGATCTTATCGGCAGCCGACATGGCATATGTAGGCAGATAAACAAGTAGGCTTGTTATGAACGGAGCAATGAGGAGAATATCTGTTTTTACCAATTTAAAGCGTTGAAATTCCTGACTTCGGGCGTACAAATAAATCATTGGTCCAACCAGAATATTTAATGGCTCGTTTACATACAAAAAGTGCGGTGTATTAACGATGTAGCCGGTTTGTAATAAAAACTCAGCGTAGCAGTCGATCATAACCAAAAGCACATAAATTGCCAGGGGTAGATACCAATTAAGTTTTGTACTAACTTTTAGCAAGAAAAGAAGCAGTATAAAGCCAAAACCAATTTCGGCAAGCAATATGAGATTCCATATTGTAATTTCGGGCATAGTAGGTTGTTTTAACTAAAACGTCTTAAAACTAATAAAATTAGACAATTACATGCGTTAACCAAATGTAAATTTTTATTCGCTTAAATAGTTATCGAACTGTAAATTGACAATACAATATTTCAAAAGTTTAAACGCCAGGGATATTTCATCAGAAATCAGGGCAAAAAAAAAGTCCGGCTAAAACCGAACTTTTCATCAAAGCAATATAATAACTATACAAGTTTTACATTTACTGCGTTAAGACCTTTGCGGCCTTCTTCAAGATCAAAAGTTACTTCGTCGTTTTCTTGAATTTCATCTTTACATCCACTTACGTGAACGAAATACTCTTTTGTTGATTCTGCATCTTTAATGAAACCAAAACCTTTGGTGTCGTTAAAGAATTTTACTGTTCCTTTATTCATTTTATTCTTAAAAAAATTATGGGCGCAAGCTACAATAATTTTTTTAAATAAATAACATAAATTTTTGGTGTTAACTTTTTAATAGTATTCTGTACCACAACTACACAAAAATCTGGTCGTAATCGGGCTTTTTTTACCTAATTTCCTCAAACAGAAAGCTCAAAAGCTTAAAAATGTTGTTCAAGTGCCGATCTCCACCACGAGAAATAGGTGCTTTCAAGTGCATGTTGATCAGGAAAAGGGTAAAACTTGTAGTGCTCTTTTTCGCCGATAAAAAATCCATATTCAATGGTTCGGTAGGGCAGCTCGCTTTGCCGAACCCGCAAAACTGTTTTGGTTAGCCTTTCGTCTGACTGGTGGAGTTTGATCAAACATTCTCTCAGGTGTGCCGGGTTTCGATAGGGCAAATTTTTTATAGGAAGAAGCGGATCGTTGGCCAGGTCGTTTAGCTGAAGTTCAACAAAGAATAATTTTGGTACCGAAACCGGTTTTGTAGTATCAGTTAAAAATTTGATGAACTCTGGCGGAGTTAGTTTACTGGCCACCATAGTTGAGAATGGATTGTATTGCTGGTACAGGTGGATATCTTTTTTCTCTGCTGGTTTGTATTTGCTGTCTGAGATTTCGAGCACTTTGCCATCGTCGGTTACCAGGTACAGTTTCAACAGAGCTTCAAGCGGTATGGTTTCAAAAGCGCGGTAAATCGAAAGATAGACCGAACGTTTTGGTTCTCCGTTTTCGTACGGAATCAGTTTTTCATTCACATAATCTTCCGGCAACTCGGTTTTGTTCGGATCGATCTCGAAAAATACCGATTGCGAGCGCAGGTTTTTCTTCGTGCCTACAGCCATATAATTACCAAATTCGAAAGGATTTAAATGTGAAACGATTAACGATTCGGGAGTGGCTACAAGGTAGTAATGTTTTTCCATGACGATATCTTTTTAAGTTTAACGACAGGAAATCATGCGATAGAAAGAACAATGGTTTTCTGAACGTATATTTCGTTTTTGTGTACGTAATTTTAGAGGCAGGGTTTTCTGAACTTTAAAAAGATCCGGCAAAATTGATGCCTATAGAACCTCGTAAAATGTACTCCAAACAACTTTGCATTCAGATGTTTAATAATATTCGTGTATCATGTCTGATTAAAAAAATGAAAGATTATCTTTAATAACTAATAAAACTCAAAATCGGTGTTATGAAACGATGTATTTACTGTTTATCTGTTGCGCTGTTACTTCTTTCTGCTTGCAGTTCAGAACCCAAAAAGGAGGCACCGGAAAATACCAGTGAAGAGAGTAGTGGCCTGGAGATCAGAAAACAACCTTTTCGTAACTCAGAACAGATTGAATACGAAATATCGGTTGTAAAAGGAACCAGTATAAAACACGGCATGCAGAAACGCTATTACCTGCACGGAAGTTTATACTCGGCCATACCCTATATAGCCGGCGAAAAACAAGGCACAGCTTATACTTATTACCAGGCAGCTTTAGACAGCGAACCACGGGTTTGGAAAGAACAGCCTTACGAAGATGATGAGTTAAACGGTATTTGCAAACGTTATCACCGAGATGGTACCTTGCAAGCCGAATATGAATACAAAAAGGGGTTGCGGGCGGTTGGACTTAAAGAATATACCGAAGCGGGAAAAGAAATTGAACAACCACAATTAAAGGTAGCAAAACAGCGTGTTGCAAGTGGTTATTTTATTGAAGCCAGTTTAAGCGATGACTATGATAACGTGGATTATTTTATTGGCGAACTGGTGGAGGGAAAGTACCTGCCTAAAAATATAAAAGGCTTGCAAACCCGTAAAGGAGTTGGCGAGATTGTTGTTTCGCAAACCAGCGGCACAGTAACCATTACTGCCGAATATTCTACCCGCTACCGAAACAGGGGAGTGGTTAGCAAATCAATTGAATTGTAACGCTTAGTTACGCGGGAAACCGTTTCTTTCATTACTACTGATCGATGGATCTGTTCGTCCATAACGCTTCCGGATCAATCCACAATCATTATTTCCTTGTCCATAAAGGCTCCGGACTTGTCCACAGCTCTTGCGGACTTGTCCGGAGACATGCTGGAACGTTCCATGATAATGCCGGACTAGTCCATAATGCTTCTGGACTTGTCCACGATGATGCCGGACAAGTCCACAATGTTGCCGGAGTGTTCCATACTTGTGCCGGAATACTCCACTTGTTTGTCACCAGGGATCGGATAAACCCATAAAAAAACCACTTCCCGAAAAGAGAAGTGGTTTTGAAATATCTAAGTTTAATAACTTCGATTTTGTTACGATCCAAAGTCGTCGAACAGTACGTTTTCGTCCGGAACACCTAAATCGTAAAGCATTTTCTGAACGGCGTCGTTCATCATTGGTGGTCCACACATGTAGAAATCGATTTCTTCCGGTTCTTCATGTTGGCTCAGGTAGTTATCGTGAATTACCTGGTGAACGAATCCTGTTTTATATTCAACTCCCAGTTTATCGGCTTCCGGATCTTCGCGGTCAAGCGCTAAATGGAATTCGAAATTCGGGAAGTTTTTCTCAATCTCTCTGAATTGATCGTAGTAGAATACTTCTTTCCACGAACGTGCTCCGTACCAGAAAGTAACTTTCTTATCTTTTTCTTTAATGGTGTGGAACAAGTGGAATAAGTGCGAGCGCATTGGCGCCATTCCTGCACCACCACCCACGAACATCATTTCGCTGTCGTTGTCTTTCAGGAAGAATTCTCCGTAAGGACCCGATACAGTTACTTTGTCGCCCGGTTTCAGGTTAAAGATGTATGATGAACAGATACCAGGATTTACTTTCTTAAATCCGTTATTTGCACGGTCCCAAGGTGGTGTTGCAATACGAATGTTCAACATTACAATGTTACCCTCGGCAGGGTGGTTAGCCATTGAGTAAGCACGGAATGTAGGCTCCGGGTTTTTCATAACCAGGTCGAACATGCCGAATTTTTCCCACTCTTCGCGGTATTCCTCTTCAATATCCATGTCCTTAAAGTTCACGTCGATTTTAGGAACATCGATCTGAATATATCCACCTGATTTGAAATCAAGGTTTTCGCCTTCAGGTAGTTTTACCACAAATTCTTTGATGAAAGTAGCCACGTTGTGGTTCGATACCACTTCGCATTCCCACTTTTTAACACCAAGTACTTCTTGTGGAATTTTAATTCCCATGTCTTCTTTTACTTTCACCTGGCAAGCCAAACGCCAATTGTCGTTTTGTTCTTTTCGGGTAAAGTAACCGGTTTCGGTAGGCAGAATTGAACCGCCACCTTCTACAACCTGGCAACGACACATTGCGCAGGTACCACCTCCACCACAAGCTGATGGAAGAAGAATTTTGTTATTACCAAGAGTTGTTAACAGTGTACTTCCCGGTTCAGTTTCAATTTCCAGGTCGCCCTCGTTAATGCTAAGCTTAACACTTCCTGACGGAGTAAGTTTCTTTTTGGCGAACAAAAGTAAGGCCACCAACAGAATAATTACACTCAGGAAGAAAACAACACTGGTAAGAATTACAGTTGATTGTGCTGACAATAATATCATCTTGCTAATTGTTTTTTAATTCTACAATTTAATTCCGCCGAATCCCATAAATGCCAATCCCATCAAACCGGTTACAATAAATGTAATTCCAAGTCCACGAAGCGGGCCAGGTATTTGTGAGTATTCGATCTTTTCCCTGATAGCAGCAATACCAACGATTGCCAGCAACCAGCCAACGCCTGAACCCAAACCGTAAACGGTAGCTTCGCCAACGTTAATAAATGCTTTTTGCTGCAGGAATAACGATCCTCCAAGGATAGCACAGTTTACTGCAATAAGCGGAAGGAAAATACCTAGCTGGTTGTACAGGTCGGGAGTAAATTTTTCCACAATCATTTCCACCAACTGAACCATTGATGCAATGATGGCAATAAACATGATAAAGCGTAAGAAACTAAGGTCTACGTTGGCAAATCCTTCGCCTAACCAAACCAAAGCACCTTCATTTAATACAAATTTTTCTAACAGGTAGTTAACCGGTACCGTAATTCCTAACACAAAAACTACAGCAATTCCTAAACCGGTTGCAGTACTTACTTTTTTCGAAACAGCCAGATAAGAGCACATTCCGAAGAAGTACGCAAATACCATGTTTTCAATAAAAATTGACTTAACAAATATATTAATCAGATTTTCCATTTGAATTTTGTTTTTGCGTTACAATTAATCTTCGATTAGTTTAGTGTTACGGCTACGCTGAACCCAGATAATTACACCAACCACAATAAGTGCCATTGGCGAAAGTACCATCAAACCGTTGTTTTCGTAAAATCCACCGTTGGCAATGTACCAGCTGTCGGGAATAATCTTGTAACCCAACAGTGAGCCTGATCCTAATAACTCGCGGAAGAAACCAACTACGATAAGTATAAAACCATAACCGGCTGCGTTACCAATTCCATCAAGGAACGATTGCCATGGGCGGTTACCCAAAGCAAAAGCTTCCAAACGACCCATAATAATACAGTTGGTAATAATCAATCCAACAAATACCGAAAGCTGTTTACTTACGTCGTACACATACGCACGAAGTACCTGGTCAACTAAAATTACCAGTGCAGCAATTACTACCAGCTGAACAATGATTCGGATACGGTTAGGAATTGTATTTCGTAATAATGAAATAATCACGTTTGCAAAAGCCAAAACAGCCATTACCGAAATTGTCATTACAATTGATGGTTTCAATTGTGCAGTAACAGCCAGCGCTGAGCAGATACCCAAAACTTGTACGGTAATCGGGTTACTGTCGTTTAATGGATCCGACAGTAATTTTAAATTTTTCTTTGAAAATAATGGTTCGCTCATCTCTCTTAATTTTTATTCTTGTTTAAGAATGCTTCATATCCTGTAAAGTCGTCTTTCAACATTTTTTCCAGACCTTTACTTGTAATTGTTCCTCCCGAGATTCCATCAACCTTATGTACTTCAGGAGCAACCTGTCCGGTTTTTGCAACCAGGATAGATACCATTTCACCTGAATCGTTAAAGATTTCTTTTCCTTTAAACTGTTCCTGGAAAGCTTTGGTCGAAATCTCAGCACCCAATCCCGGAGTTTCACCCTCGTGATCGAAGTTTGCTCCAAAAATGGTGTTCATATCGTCGCTTACCGAAACATATCCCCAGATTGGCCCCCAAAGACCAGCTCCGTATACAGGAAGTACATATTTGGTTCCATCTTCTGTATCGCAAACAAATACCGGAAGCACCATTTCGTCGAAACTCTTGGCACGTTGCTTTTTCAGGTCGGTTGAGAAAGCGTCACCATCAACTTTTTCGCCTTTTGTGTTAACAAGGTATTCGTCAACAACTTTATCAGCGTAAATAGCTTCTGCAGTTTCTGCAGTACTTTCAATATTTACCGATGCCAGTATATTTTGTTTTTTCTCTATCTCAACGTTCTTTTTCTGCGCTGGCTTTAATGCCATTGAAACCGAAGCAAGAACGGCAGCCACAACAATTACCATAATGGCTGCATATAAAAATGTGTAAGTATTACTATTTCTGTCCATCTTTTCTTCGTTTTAATTATGCAGAAACTTTTGCACGTTTAATTCTCTTCTTAACATGACCGGCTACAACGTAGTGGTCGATAAGCGGAGCAAATGTATTCATCAGCAGAATTGCCAACATCATACCTTCAGGGAAGGCCGGGTTAATAACACGGAAAATGATGGCCAGAATACCGATAAGGAATCCGTAGATCCACTTTCCTTTTTCGGTTTGCGATGCCGAAACAGGGTCGGTTGCCATAAAGATTGCACCAAACATAAAACCACCTAAAATTAAGTGATGCCAGAAAGGCATTGAGAAATAGGTAGCAACTTCAGGTGATAATCCTGCACTGCCTGAAACAGCGTTAAGGATAAGACCCATAACTGCTCCACCGGCA
It contains:
- a CDS encoding DUF5686 family protein, whose product is MENKIRLTILFLLFVFVSNAAREATELTGYVFDKETKEPIPFVNVWIKGTTRGTITDVEGHFILSAAIDDEITFSSVGYIREEIKFTTKLEVPVQVFLAPDVQQISEIEVKPEESRAKVLYRKIMEHKKDNRDKVENYNDYKTFERTSVYMAIDSTSKVNRIIPNMNEVTMKLDDRDIRFSPIYMAELGTLTRDTKDSIVYNKKDGIFPKLNQTIESLILLNVVIDLDFYKDQINILGRGIVSPLSNSARLHYDLYLNDSTLVDSVWHYNFSFTPKNKYNPLFTGRFTVEGKDFALTSIYAYVQEEANINFVNGYRSNVQYKKDENGTWFYDNQQISLNLSLTLNKDTVSRYGSQRIDQISNGNWMVNKITQYSTSEHLNEIRGYNWRSQPEFATSLMSDGTYERVDKLKENQVVKGIDAIGGMVLTSYIDLGKIELGPVFDIYSTNAIEGQRFSLPFRTGQKMWERFTIGGFLGYGTRNKELKYGLNFGWQLTPDDKFILRGNYSDDYNLVSQDKYLRFIKKNPNTRGNGNFIAAITSREENPYLQQEKKAHVNLEYNTDNVILEGGAYFSSNHGTPAIHYVNNGIDYPHYSAYGALFNARLAFGQYYDQYYFMRVYYIDQTPVINLSWDIGQAYVPGDNTPDFGMYSHFHGSVVGKLNWGPTFMRYMVNGGYLFGDAPYDLLDMPVGSQSLGFAKYRFNLLHQASFAHNVYTNIHLDWVGGGIIFNKIPLFNRLKLREMVSLKAHYGDRTDAYKPIFDLPSAFSQDLTTPYAELGLGITNIFKVLRIEYIHQLGSTYTDRSFTDNSGIRFRAEMSF
- a CDS encoding hemolysin family protein, which produces MAILIFFFLVSILFSFLCSVWEAVLLSITPSYVSRMQMEKPRLGKRLSYLKDDIDRPLSAILTLNTIAHTVGAIGVGVQAGKLFGTANINLFLFEITYESLIAGLMTLAILILSEIIPKTIGATYWKKLTPFTIRSLKGLMIVLAPFVWLSKWVTHLIKKDGEKSVLNRADVAAMADAGLRSGAIDKEEKSIIVNLLRLENMQVKDIMTPRSVVFTLDENQTLGEIFNSYNPFQFSRIPVFSENTDNITGFILKDAILENIAADRHGRQAVEIRRKIFFVEDNLSVAGLLDKLILEKQHMTMVADKFGTIVGLVTMEDVIETLFGLEIVDESDKVADLQKLARERWRKAKGPK
- a CDS encoding DUF5009 domain-containing protein, with the translated sequence MMNQRILSIDIMRGLTLFLMLFVNDLYMPGVPAWLGHTSADFDGMGLADWVFPGFLFMVGMAVPFAAQSRIKRGQSSLTIFYHILVRSLSLIIIGVFMVNVSRLNPQLTGLSKNLWAILVYISIFLIWNNYRNLRLWLIYLLKGAGIAGLIILAAIFKSGTAESVSWLHTSWWGILGLIGWGYLAASLIYLFVKDKLLQITGFWALFFMLNILSQLNLLEFLNPVKPVLGVLLNGNTPSIVLAGLFFSVLIRQIGFADSQKLIKTSLLIGVILLVIGFVLRQWFIISKIQGTPSWAMICNGISVLVFVVLYIVIDLFKLTKWTVIFKPAGQNSLTTYLAPDIFYYSMWLSGIPILIYKQSELAGVVILGSVLWALAMIGFAALLARIGIRLRL
- a CDS encoding helix-turn-helix domain-containing protein, whose product is MPEITIWNLILLAEIGFGFILLLFLLKVSTKLNWYLPLAIYVLLVMIDCYAEFLLQTGYIVNTPHFLYVNEPLNILVGPMIYLYARSQEFQRFKLVKTDILLIAPFITSLLVYLPTYAMSAADKIIEFQEFGELESDVENFVWEWIFLVSINITFFSAALQRFKNYNEKIKALYSNINKRDLHLTQILIRLCIAIYSLELFSVFLTYYELPFNTELYNIYDIFQLIVLVLIGYDALTTYKHSATIKQEWQKIHLEDGQNITEPLKYATSTLTRKQSAKLKEKIEEYMDEHEPYLQSQIRIKDLADLTGISSHQISQVINESFNQNFYEFINTYRVKKAIELIQDPKNSSLTFSAIGFEAGFNSKTTFYEAFKKTTGTTPAQYKSKSNISNS
- a CDS encoding cold shock domain-containing protein; protein product: MNKGTVKFFNDTKGFGFIKDAESTKEYFVHVSGCKDEIQENDEVTFDLEEGRKGLNAVNVKLV
- the nqrF gene encoding NADH:ubiquinone reductase (Na(+)-transporting) subunit F, with product MILLSAQSTVILTSVVFFLSVIILLVALLLFAKKKLTPSGSVKLSINEGDLEIETEPGSTLLTTLGNNKILLPSACGGGGTCAMCRCQVVEGGGSILPTETGYFTRKEQNDNWRLACQVKVKEDMGIKIPQEVLGVKKWECEVVSNHNVATFIKEFVVKLPEGENLDFKSGGYIQIDVPKIDVNFKDMDIEEEYREEWEKFGMFDLVMKNPEPTFRAYSMANHPAEGNIVMLNIRIATPPWDRANNGFKKVNPGICSSYIFNLKPGDKVTVSGPYGEFFLKDNDSEMMFVGGGAGMAPMRSHLFHLFHTIKEKDKKVTFWYGARSWKEVFYYDQFREIEKNFPNFEFHLALDREDPEADKLGVEYKTGFVHQVIHDNYLSQHEEPEEIDFYMCGPPMMNDAVQKMLYDLGVPDENVLFDDFGS
- the nqrE gene encoding NADH:ubiquinone reductase (Na(+)-transporting) subunit E codes for the protein MENLINIFVKSIFIENMVFAYFFGMCSYLAVSKKVSTATGLGIAVVFVLGITVPVNYLLEKFVLNEGALVWLGEGFANVDLSFLRFIMFIAIIASMVQLVEMIVEKFTPDLYNQLGIFLPLIAVNCAILGGSLFLQQKAFINVGEATVYGLGSGVGWLLAIVGIAAIREKIEYSQIPGPLRGLGITFIVTGLMGLAFMGFGGIKL
- a CDS encoding NADH:ubiquinone reductase (Na(+)-transporting) subunit D, with the translated sequence MSEPLFSKKNLKLLSDPLNDSNPITVQVLGICSALAVTAQLKPSIVMTISVMAVLAFANVIISLLRNTIPNRIRIIVQLVVIAALVILVDQVLRAYVYDVSKQLSVFVGLIITNCIIMGRLEAFALGNRPWQSFLDGIGNAAGYGFILIVVGFFRELLGSGSLLGYKIIPDSWYIANGGFYENNGLMVLSPMALIVVGVIIWVQRSRNTKLIED
- the nqrC gene encoding NADH:ubiquinone reductase (Na(+)-transporting) subunit C, coding for MDRNSNTYTFLYAAIMVIVVAAVLASVSMALKPAQKKNVEIEKKQNILASVNIESTAETAEAIYADKVVDEYLVNTKGEKVDGDAFSTDLKKQRAKSFDEMVLPVFVCDTEDGTKYVLPVYGAGLWGPIWGYVSVSDDMNTIFGANFDHEGETPGLGAEISTKAFQEQFKGKEIFNDSGEMVSILVAKTGQVAPEVHKVDGISGGTITSKGLEKMLKDDFTGYEAFLNKNKN